In one window of Camelina sativa cultivar DH55 chromosome 15, Cs, whole genome shotgun sequence DNA:
- the LOC104748025 gene encoding uncharacterized protein LOC104748025 — translation MDYYQPVEVNVLSAQDLNSVNLLFRPTVYVSVSVTRGSREQQVTPAATCGKKLLRWNYSMKFYIEDDKIRRNESVFVFQIKCKRFFGSDQVVGKLFVPGCRLGVWGNIRHEPSAPCEDDIYV, via the exons ATGGATTATTATCAACCGGTTGAGGTTAACGTTCTATCAGCTCAAGATCTCAACTCCGTAAATCTTTTGTTCAGACCAACCGTCTATGTTTCTGTCTCGGTCACGCGTGGTTCACGTGAGCAGCAAGTCACCCCAGCTGCTACGTGCGGTAAGAAACTCTTACGGTGGAACTACTCTATGAAATTCTATATAGAAGATGACAAGATTCGAAGGAATGAGTCAGTGTTTGTGTTTCAAATCAAGTGTAAGAGATTTTTCGGGTCAGACCAAGTCGTCGGGAAGCTTTTCGTACCG GGTTGTAGATTAGGAGTTTGGGGAAATATTAGACACGAGCCATCAGCTCCTTGTGAAGACGACATCTATGTTTAG
- the LOC104748026 gene encoding thiol protease aleurain-like — MDQGRGGIGAKPKRQNAFAQAKKQGQAKQKKEPLRTIEPSNESIFREIFGPHTILKDWSVVLGIIGDVLEQVKDYCWAIVFARLMQAIYNQGLPTTLQHEFSFLELVDHIKPKEFENFALANLKIAFDHIASHGIMKKPVKRGNERASSKGLRIKKTFHLYEDVDSTFIREELDKYPVGLTLTPTVEFAYIGKKIYNLPKKVVTPSSTLHCILLIGYGVTEQGKLFFIGQNSWGTDWGCRGYVRIIIDELCDIISLK; from the exons ATGGATCAAGGACGAGGAGGCATTGGAGCTAAACCAAAAAGGCAAAATGCATTCGCACAAGCCAAGAAACAAggtcaagcaaaacagaaaaaagaaccTCTTCGAACGATCGAACCTAGCAACGAGAGTATTTTTCGAGAG ATATTTGGTCCTCATACAATATTAAAAGATTGGAGTGTGGTATTAGGGATTATTGGTGATGTTCTTGAGCAAGTGAAAG ACTATTGTTGGGCAATTGTTTTTGCCCGACTTATGCAAGCTATATATAATCAAGGACTCCCTACCACTCTACAGCATGAGTTTTCATTTCTGGAACTTGTCGATCATATTAAGCCTaaagaatttgaaaactttGCTCTAGCCAATTTGAAAATTGCATTTGATCACATTGCCAGCCATGGGATAATGAAGAAGCCAGTTAAAAGAGGTAACGAAAGG GCAAGCTCAAAAGGATTAAGgataaaaaaaacctttcaTCTTTATGAAGATGTTGATTCAACATTTATCCGAGAGGAGTTAGATAAATATCCTGTTGGATTAACTCTGACGCCGACTGTAGAATTTGCATATATTGGGAAg aaaatctACAATTTACCAAAGAAAGTGGTAACACCCAGCAGTACTCTCCACTGTATACTGCTAATAGGATATGGAGTGACCGAACAAGGGAAGCTATTCTTCATCGGTCAAAACTCGTGGGGAACAGATTGGGGATGTAGAGGCTACGTAAGAATCATCATCGATGAGTTATGTGACATCATTTCCCTCAAATAG